The DNA window CCGGACGAAGCCCGGCGATCAGCACGTCAACGCCAGCCTGTTGGACCTGCCGCAAGGCCTCGTCGCCGTCCGCAGCGACAAGGCACTGATGCCCCATCGTGAGCAGCGCCTCGCGGAGACGCTCCCGCAACAGCGCGCTGTCATCGGCCACTAGCACCCGCACGGCCCCTCCCAGGTTCCTCTGGCTCCGCGACCCGCATCCAGCTTGAGACGCCTGGGCCGCTCCGAAGCCGCACACACCTGTGGCGCACCACACGGGGTGTGCCGGATGTCTTCCTACTCGTGACACACAACGTGAAGATGGCACGATTGGGGTCGGGTCTGAGGGCGAGTTCTGCAAATCTGTTGGCGAGATCGCCCACAGCGCGGCGGATTGATACCCTGTGTGTTCGTGAGAACGGTGTGCGCCCAGACGCGACCCTGCCAACATTGGCAGCCTGGCAACCTGGGGCCAGCGCTGCCGGCTGCGCGGGAGGCCGCGTATGAGTAGCGCGGCCCTGGGTCTGGTGCTGCTGGCGGCGGTCGCACACGCCAGCTGGAACTTGCTCGCGCGGCGCGCCGAGGAGAAGCTGGCGTTCCTCTGGTGCGGCACGCTGGCGACGACGGTTCTCTTCCTGCCGCTCGGTGGCTGGCTGCTGCTGACGACGCCGCTGCCACCGGCCGCCTGGGGCGTCGTGGCGGTGAGCGCGCTGCTGGAGGCGCTGTACTACTGGACGCTGGCGCAGGCGTACCGCTACGGCGACCTGTCGCTGGTGTATCCGATCGCCCGGGGCACTGCGCCGGTCATCGTGCCGCTGCTGGCCGCCGTCTTCCTGGGCGAGCGGCTCTCCTGGCTGGCAGCCGGCGGCATCGGGCTGGTGGTCGTGGGCACGGTCGTGATCCACACTCGGCGGCTCGGCTGGCCGAGCCTGGGCGGCGTGGCCCACGTCTTCGGGCAGTTGGGGACGCGCTACGCCCTGCTGACCGGGGTGGTGATCGCATCCTACTCGTCGTTGGACAAGTACGGCGTGACCCTCGCGCCACCGCTGCTCTACGGCTACCTGCTGTTCGCCGGGTTGACGGTCGCGCTGATCCCGCTGATCCGTCCGCGGTGGCGGGCGGTGGAGCTGGAGTGGCGGAAGCGGCGAGGCAGCATCGTGCTGGTGGGCGTGCTGGCCCCGGGCAGCTACGGTCTGGTGCTCCTGGCGCTGACGCTCGCGCCGGTCAGCTACGTAGCCGCCGCCCGCGAGATCTCGGTGGTGCTGGCGGCGATCCTCGGGGCGGTGGTGCTGCG is part of the Chloroflexota bacterium genome and encodes:
- a CDS encoding EamA family transporter produces the protein MSSAALGLVLLAAVAHASWNLLARRAEEKLAFLWCGTLATTVLFLPLGGWLLLTTPLPPAAWGVVAVSALLEALYYWTLAQAYRYGDLSLVYPIARGTAPVIVPLLAAVFLGERLSWLAAGGIGLVVVGTVVIHTRRLGWPSLGGVAHVFGQLGTRYALLTGVVIASYSSLDKYGVTLAPPLLYGYLLFAGLTVALIPLIRPRWRAVELEWRKRRGSIVLVGVLAPGSYGLVLLALTLAPVSYVAAAREISVVLAAILGAVVLREGYGPQRLLGSAAIAAGLMLLVG